In the Palaeococcus pacificus DY20341 genome, one interval contains:
- a CDS encoding stage II sporulation protein M, translating to MTRRRIFGALLGVFLIGVALGILFTVANPNFAESMFENLRRLLGQKVGDVHENPFGTFLLIFSNNARVAIIAALGGFLFGIVPIGILLFNGFVVGIVVEYSYLQGTPISTLILSIVPHGIVEIPAFAVAGLGGIEWYLEIIKGEGTIGERFRRGFKNSMKMLGISIALLFIAAVIEAYITPALAGI from the coding sequence ATGACGAGGCGTAGAATTTTTGGTGCTTTGCTTGGAGTGTTTTTAATCGGTGTCGCACTTGGCATACTCTTCACGGTAGCTAATCCAAACTTTGCGGAGTCCATGTTTGAGAATCTTAGGAGATTACTCGGGCAAAAAGTTGGGGACGTTCATGAAAACCCCTTTGGAACATTCTTACTTATATTTTCAAACAATGCGAGAGTGGCCATAATAGCTGCCCTTGGGGGTTTCCTCTTTGGCATAGTTCCCATAGGCATTTTGCTGTTCAATGGATTCGTTGTGGGGATTGTTGTAGAATACAGCTATCTGCAGGGAACGCCTATTTCAACCCTAATCCTCTCAATAGTGCCCCATGGAATAGTTGAGATACCTGCATTTGCCGTTGCAGGCTTGGGTGGAATCGAGTGGTATCTCGAGATTATAAAAGGAGAAGGAACTATTGGGGAGCGCTTCAGGAGGGGCTTCAAAAACTCAATGAAAATGCTCGGTATCTCAATAGCCCTCCTTTTTATAGCGGCAGTTATAGAAGCTTACATCACACCTGCACTGGCAGGAATTTAA
- a CDS encoding lipoate protein ligase C-terminal domain-containing protein → MRKVGEHKARKGLIRFEIDEERGIARSVKISGDFFIYPEEAVEELEKSLEGREISKLEDAIDEFFKVNFEGEMPYITVEDFKIALKNALRGEKNDEA, encoded by the coding sequence ATGAGGAAAGTAGGCGAGCATAAAGCGAGAAAAGGTTTAATCAGATTTGAGATTGATGAAGAGAGAGGAATTGCGAGAAGCGTTAAGATCAGCGGTGATTTCTTCATATATCCAGAAGAGGCTGTTGAAGAGCTGGAAAAATCCTTAGAGGGCAGAGAAATATCCAAGCTTGAAGATGCTATAGATGAGTTTTTCAAAGTGAACTTCGAAGGAGAGATGCCCTACATCACAGTTGAGGACTTTAAGATAGCGCTGAAAAATGCGTTAAGAGGAGAGAAGAATGACGAGGCGTAG
- a CDS encoding arginine--tRNA ligase produces the protein MAYEDVKNEVKLILSEELKKMAEEKGVELKVEVLFDETPSMELGDFATTVAFQLAKVFRKAPRMIAQEIVEHIGDKLPDYIAKVEIAGAGYINFFLDYEKFGKSAVEEILEKGDSFGKSEIGKGKKVIVEHTSVNPTKPLHMGHARNSILGDTMARVMRALGYNVEVQNYIDDLGIQFAQVFWGYLNLKDEFEKLREELKAKGVKENAIDHVLGLLYVEVHKKMQENPEVEKKIRELMKKLEEGDNEIAEKGRKLAEECVKAQMETTYRLNIAYDLLSWESDIVRSGIFEEAYAMIEKNEHFEWAKEGKYKGAFIMKLSHLFPDMENPDKVLIRSDGTATYTGKDIAYHMWKFGLVSADMLYKVWDKVPFEGKEHETWTTSKDGEKSDKFGKADVVINVIGAEQKYPQKVVAYALKLLGYENAYENFHHLAYEHVVRPEGSFSGRKGTWVGFTVDEVLDEAFKRARALVEEKNPSLSDGEKDKIAEAVGIGAVRYNMIKYSPEKVIVFRWDDALNFEGESAPYVQYAHARCASILRKAQSEGLTINVKDLFEKADFSKLDAKEKELIKILSKFPEIVKTVGMDIKPHLLAWYANEVAMTFNKFYMALTVLKAEEGIREERLLLVLATKQVLKNVLSLMGIEAPEVM, from the coding sequence ATGGCTTACGAGGACGTTAAAAACGAGGTAAAGCTTATCCTTAGTGAAGAGCTCAAGAAAATGGCCGAAGAGAAGGGAGTTGAGCTTAAGGTTGAAGTATTATTTGATGAAACACCGAGTATGGAGCTTGGGGATTTTGCAACGACAGTAGCTTTTCAATTGGCCAAAGTCTTTAGAAAAGCCCCAAGGATGATAGCTCAGGAGATAGTGGAGCACATTGGTGATAAACTGCCGGATTACATAGCAAAAGTCGAGATAGCTGGCGCTGGATACATAAACTTCTTCTTGGACTATGAGAAGTTTGGAAAGTCAGCGGTGGAAGAAATCCTTGAGAAGGGCGACAGCTTTGGTAAGAGCGAGATTGGAAAGGGTAAAAAAGTTATAGTGGAGCACACATCTGTTAACCCCACCAAACCCCTCCACATGGGACATGCGAGGAACTCGATATTGGGAGATACAATGGCAAGAGTAATGCGTGCTTTGGGCTACAACGTCGAAGTGCAGAACTATATAGATGACCTTGGTATCCAATTTGCCCAGGTGTTTTGGGGATATCTCAACTTGAAAGACGAGTTTGAAAAGCTCAGAGAAGAGCTCAAAGCCAAAGGGGTAAAAGAAAATGCTATAGACCACGTTTTGGGGCTTCTTTATGTGGAAGTACACAAGAAGATGCAGGAGAATCCAGAGGTTGAGAAGAAAATTAGAGAGCTAATGAAGAAGCTTGAAGAAGGGGACAACGAAATAGCTGAAAAGGGACGTAAACTGGCCGAGGAGTGTGTTAAAGCTCAAATGGAGACGACATATAGGTTAAACATCGCCTACGATCTGCTCTCCTGGGAGAGCGACATAGTGAGGAGCGGCATTTTTGAAGAGGCCTATGCAATGATAGAGAAGAACGAACACTTTGAATGGGCAAAAGAAGGAAAGTATAAGGGTGCGTTTATAATGAAGCTTTCACACCTCTTTCCGGACATGGAAAATCCGGATAAAGTCCTCATAAGGAGCGACGGGACAGCAACTTATACGGGCAAGGATATAGCCTATCACATGTGGAAGTTCGGCTTAGTGAGCGCAGACATGCTTTATAAAGTGTGGGACAAAGTGCCCTTTGAAGGTAAGGAGCACGAGACGTGGACTACGTCAAAAGACGGAGAAAAGAGCGACAAGTTTGGAAAGGCCGATGTGGTCATAAACGTTATTGGAGCTGAACAGAAATATCCCCAAAAGGTTGTGGCCTACGCTTTAAAGCTCCTTGGCTATGAAAACGCTTACGAAAACTTCCACCACTTAGCTTACGAGCACGTCGTTAGGCCAGAAGGTTCATTCAGCGGAAGGAAAGGAACTTGGGTCGGCTTCACTGTGGATGAGGTCCTAGATGAGGCCTTTAAGAGAGCGAGAGCTTTGGTAGAGGAGAAGAACCCAAGCTTAAGCGATGGGGAGAAGGATAAGATAGCTGAAGCAGTAGGTATAGGTGCCGTTAGATACAACATGATCAAGTATTCACCTGAAAAGGTCATAGTCTTCAGATGGGACGATGCACTCAACTTTGAAGGAGAGAGCGCTCCATATGTCCAATACGCCCACGCAAGGTGTGCATCAATTCTAAGAAAGGCTCAATCTGAAGGATTAACCATCAATGTCAAAGACCTCTTTGAAAAGGCAGACTTCTCAAAGCTCGATGCAAAGGAGAAGGAGCTCATAAAGATACTCTCAAAGTTCCCCGAAATCGTAAAAACCGTTGGAATGGACATAAAGCCCCACCTATTGGCCTGGTATGCCAACGAGGTGGCAATGACGTTCAACAAATTCTATATGGCCCTGACTGTCCTGAAGGCCGAGGAAGGCATAAGGGAAGAGCGCCTACTCTTAGTATTGGCCACGAAGCAAGTCCTCAAGAACGTGCTGAGCTTAATGGGCATAGAAGCGCCGGAAGTGATGTAA
- the mtnP gene encoding S-methyl-5'-thioadenosine phosphorylase — translation MPRIAIIGGSGVYDPKLLENVREEEVSTPYGTIKVKIGEYKGEEIVFLARHGEKHSVPPHKINYRANIWGLYELGVERILSTSAVGSLNEAMKPGDFVVLDQLMDFTKNRITTFYDGEDAPHERKFVAHVDFTEPYCPELRNALIRAAKELGFTYHPMGTYACMEGPRFESKAEIRALKILGADVVGMTQVPEAVLARELEMCYSSVAIVTNFAAGISREKLTHTEVVELMAKKSEEIKLLLMKAVEYIPKERRCACKDALKGATGE, via the coding sequence ATGCCGAGGATAGCCATAATAGGAGGTTCTGGAGTTTACGACCCAAAGCTCTTGGAGAATGTGAGAGAAGAGGAAGTAAGCACGCCCTATGGGACGATAAAAGTAAAAATAGGGGAGTACAAAGGAGAAGAGATAGTCTTTTTGGCAAGACACGGGGAGAAGCACAGTGTTCCTCCACATAAGATAAACTACCGTGCGAACATTTGGGGACTTTACGAGCTTGGTGTTGAGCGCATTTTGTCCACTTCAGCGGTTGGCTCACTAAATGAGGCCATGAAGCCGGGGGACTTTGTAGTCCTTGACCAGCTAATGGACTTCACAAAGAACAGGATTACTACTTTCTATGACGGTGAAGATGCCCCCCATGAGAGAAAGTTCGTCGCTCACGTGGACTTCACAGAGCCATATTGCCCAGAGCTCAGGAACGCTTTGATTAGAGCGGCCAAAGAGCTTGGCTTTACTTACCACCCAATGGGAACATATGCATGTATGGAAGGTCCACGCTTCGAAAGCAAAGCTGAGATTAGGGCACTCAAGATTTTAGGGGCTGATGTGGTTGGAATGACCCAAGTTCCTGAGGCAGTTCTAGCGAGAGAGCTTGAGATGTGCTACTCAAGCGTTGCCATCGTTACGAACTTTGCCGCTGGTATAAGCAGAGAAAAGCTCACGCACACTGAAGTTGTCGAGCTAATGGCAAAAAAGAGCGAAGAGATAAAGCTTCTCCTCATGAAGGCCGTTGAATACATTCCAAAGGAGAGGCGCTGTGCGTGTAAGGACGCTTTGAAGGGTGCAACGGGGGAATGA
- the pcp gene encoding pyroglutamyl-peptidase I — translation MKVLITGFEPFGGEKINPSWEAVKELSDEIDGAQIVKKELPVSFKKVREILPKLIEDVAPDVIILTGQAGGRFNITVERVAINIMDSTTADNDDYVPEDEPIYMNAPSAYFATLPIKSIVKSLRDEGIPAMVSNTAGTYVCNTAMYVALHHVALKGLKAKAGFIHVPYIPEQVLDKPRPSMPLEMIRKALEIAVKESLREV, via the coding sequence ATGAAGGTCCTCATTACCGGATTTGAGCCTTTCGGAGGCGAAAAGATAAACCCCTCGTGGGAGGCAGTTAAAGAGCTATCAGACGAGATTGACGGTGCTCAAATAGTCAAGAAAGAGCTCCCGGTGAGCTTTAAAAAAGTTAGAGAGATTCTTCCAAAGCTCATTGAGGATGTAGCTCCAGATGTGATAATACTAACAGGGCAGGCTGGAGGAAGGTTCAACATAACTGTTGAGCGCGTTGCCATAAACATAATGGACTCCACAACCGCAGACAACGATGATTATGTTCCCGAAGATGAGCCAATTTATATGAACGCGCCATCAGCATATTTCGCAACGCTTCCGATAAAATCTATTGTAAAGAGCCTTAGGGATGAAGGAATTCCCGCAATGGTCTCTAACACAGCAGGCACTTACGTTTGCAATACCGCAATGTATGTTGCCCTACACCATGTTGCCCTCAAGGGTTTAAAGGCCAAAGCAGGCTTCATCCACGTTCCATACATCCCAGAACAAGTTTTAGACAAGCCAAGGCCATCAATGCCCTTAGAGATGATAAGAAAAGCGCTGGAGATAGCAGTTAAGGAAAGTCTAAGAGAGGTTTAG
- a CDS encoding geranylgeranyl reductase family protein yields MAYDVMIIGAGPVGSYLATLLARDFNVLVVEQKSSFGEKACTGIIGAESYEKLGLPKKAVLNAFRGAKFYSKIQSFKIERKSPQAYMVDRRVLERELARKAILKGAEYSLSTKFLEFKNGRALLQKHSDVFEVEAKVYIGADGVHSRVAQAIGAKSKGEFLPGFEMEIIGNFDNPDFVEVWVDKELNEDFFFWVAPIDENLARVGTIGRLDSLYKFLKIRMLTDKSAIEFKAGSVGIGVRKPWVRRNVALVGDAALQLKPLTAGGIAYGMFCAHALAYALKEGDLKRYEKICSDIKREISFGLRARKLFKALNQEQMEKIFELLSTKEAREVIEQTADFDEHAKTIKALLKHPRLLAKALKITPMLIRYLL; encoded by the coding sequence ATGGCATATGATGTGATGATTATTGGAGCAGGACCCGTGGGAAGTTACTTAGCCACACTTTTGGCGAGAGATTTCAATGTTCTGGTTGTGGAACAAAAAAGTTCTTTTGGTGAAAAGGCCTGCACCGGCATAATCGGGGCGGAGAGCTACGAAAAATTGGGCCTTCCAAAAAAAGCGGTGCTCAATGCATTTAGAGGTGCTAAATTTTACTCCAAAATCCAAAGCTTTAAAATTGAGCGAAAAAGCCCTCAAGCATACATGGTTGATAGGAGGGTCTTGGAGAGAGAACTTGCGAGGAAGGCAATTTTGAAAGGAGCAGAATATTCTTTGAGCACAAAGTTCTTGGAATTTAAAAATGGGAGAGCTCTCCTTCAAAAGCACAGCGATGTCTTTGAGGTAGAGGCAAAAGTTTACATCGGTGCAGATGGTGTTCACAGCAGAGTAGCTCAAGCTATTGGTGCGAAGAGTAAAGGAGAGTTTTTGCCCGGTTTTGAGATGGAGATTATAGGAAATTTTGATAATCCCGACTTCGTAGAGGTCTGGGTCGATAAAGAGCTCAATGAAGACTTCTTCTTTTGGGTTGCTCCAATTGATGAAAACTTAGCGAGAGTGGGCACCATTGGGCGATTAGATTCCCTCTACAAGTTCCTCAAAATAAGGATGCTCACTGACAAGAGTGCAATAGAGTTCAAGGCGGGTAGCGTTGGTATCGGTGTTAGAAAACCTTGGGTGAGGAGAAATGTCGCTTTAGTAGGAGACGCTGCCCTCCAGTTGAAGCCCCTAACTGCTGGAGGCATAGCTTACGGAATGTTCTGTGCTCACGCGTTAGCTTACGCTCTAAAAGAAGGCGACTTAAAGAGGTATGAGAAGATATGCAGCGACATCAAGAGGGAAATAAGTTTCGGCCTAAGGGCGAGGAAGCTCTTCAAAGCTCTAAACCAAGAACAAATGGAGAAGATCTTTGAGCTGCTCTCCACAAAAGAAGCGAGAGAAGTTATTGAGCAGACTGCTGACTTTGATGAGCACGCAAAAACTATTAAAGCACTCTTAAAACATCCAAGACTCTTGGCGAAGGCATTAAAGATAACACCGATGCTGATAAGGTATTTGCTATGA
- a CDS encoding ASCH domain-containing protein codes for MEWEMGLQEEYLRLMKEGKKKVEGRLYDEKRQKLQVGDVIVFEGKLRVKIKALRRYASFKEMLEKEGLENVLPNVGSIEEGIKIYRQFYDEEREKKYGVVAIEVEVLRDE; via the coding sequence ATGGAGTGGGAGATGGGGCTTCAGGAGGAGTACTTGAGATTGATGAAAGAGGGCAAAAAGAAAGTTGAGGGAAGGCTTTACGACGAGAAGAGACAGAAGCTCCAAGTTGGTGACGTAATAGTCTTCGAGGGGAAGCTAAGGGTTAAAATAAAGGCTCTAAGACGCTACGCCTCATTTAAGGAGATGCTTGAGAAAGAAGGCCTCGAGAATGTTCTGCCCAACGTTGGAAGCATAGAGGAGGGCATTAAAATCTATCGGCAGTTCTACGATGAAGAGAGGGAGAAGAAATACGGCGTTGTGGCAATAGAGGTGGAGGTTCTTAGAGACGAGTAG
- a CDS encoding radical SAM protein, with product MIEELCEIENGNVKCLVCERNCLIRAGKLGICKNYANIDGKLVHIGYGKLSALESRPVEIKPFFHYYPNSTALTFSGFGCNLYCPWCQNYHLSFSHVPKDIPKVPPEELVETALRYGDEGLCASFNEPATLFTYLLDVFALGREKGLYGCLVTNGYFTPRALEELVESGVSGFSIDIKGCPGMKRALAAVDHRKVFRNARKALDLGAHVEMVYLVVTNTNEECYSWIFEQHLRLGEDVPLHINRYYPMHFWREKETPVEKLLELKEIAQKEFNINYVYLGNIGSIKHESTYCPNCGKRLIVRAHQRVVEWNLTKEGRCPKCGKKIPIYGRAPTRL from the coding sequence ATGATTGAGGAGCTTTGTGAGATTGAAAATGGAAATGTTAAGTGCTTGGTCTGCGAGAGGAATTGCCTAATTAGAGCAGGGAAGTTAGGAATATGTAAAAATTACGCCAACATCGATGGAAAGCTCGTTCACATTGGCTACGGAAAGCTGAGCGCATTGGAGAGCCGGCCTGTAGAGATAAAGCCCTTCTTTCACTACTATCCAAACAGCACGGCCTTAACTTTCTCGGGCTTTGGGTGCAACCTCTACTGCCCCTGGTGCCAAAACTACCATTTGAGCTTCTCCCATGTCCCTAAGGACATCCCAAAAGTGCCTCCCGAAGAGCTCGTAGAGACAGCTTTGAGATACGGGGATGAGGGCCTTTGTGCAAGCTTCAATGAGCCTGCAACGCTTTTCACTTACCTCCTCGATGTCTTTGCTCTTGGGAGAGAAAAGGGCCTTTATGGCTGTTTGGTGACCAACGGCTACTTTACACCTAGAGCCTTAGAAGAGCTAGTCGAAAGCGGAGTTAGCGGCTTCAGCATAGACATAAAAGGGTGTCCCGGAATGAAGAGGGCTTTAGCAGCGGTAGACCATAGAAAGGTCTTTCGCAATGCAAGGAAAGCCCTTGACCTGGGGGCCCACGTGGAGATGGTTTATTTGGTTGTCACGAACACGAACGAAGAGTGCTACTCTTGGATATTCGAGCAACATTTGAGGCTTGGCGAAGATGTTCCTCTTCACATAAACCGTTACTACCCAATGCACTTCTGGAGAGAGAAGGAAACCCCAGTAGAGAAGCTCTTGGAGCTCAAGGAAATAGCCCAAAAAGAGTTCAACATAAACTACGTTTATTTGGGCAATATTGGTTCAATAAAACACGAGAGCACCTACTGTCCAAACTGCGGGAAAAGATTGATTGTTAGGGCCCACCAGCGGGTTGTGGAGTGGAACTTAACGAAAGAGGGCAGGTGCCCAAAGTGTGGAAAAAAGATTCCAATCTATGGGAGAGCGCCTACTCGTCTCTAA
- a CDS encoding carboxypeptidase M32, with the protein MAEEIFQNETIKQILAHYKKIWAIGHAQSVLGWDMEVNMPKRAIQERSVAQGELSVLSQSFMLEPKFVELVEKAEGLELNDYERGVVRVLKRDIKIAKAFPPEFVREMSEVRSKATMAWAEAKEKNDYKKFEPYLDKIMELAKKAADYLGYEEYPYDALLDLFEEGLTTREVDRVFEKLEKDLKPLLDKILEEGRVPREHPLENEKYDQNAMEKVNLEVLRLFRYPLGERGRLDVSPHPFTIGFGIHDVRITTRYEGFDFRRTLLAVIHEFGHALYELQTDERFMFSPIAGGVSLGIHESQSRFWENIIGRSIEFVELIYPILRENLPFMANYTQEDLYNYINIVRPDFIRTEADVVTYNFHVLLRYKLEKLMVNEGVKASELPELWNEEMERLLGIRPKTYREGILQDIHWAHGTIGYFPTYTLGTLLSAQIASYMRKDIPDFSEKVRKGEFEEIKGWLREKVHKYGSMYEPKELLKRSFGEGINPDYFIAYVKEKYLG; encoded by the coding sequence ATGGCTGAAGAGATATTCCAAAACGAAACCATAAAGCAAATTTTAGCCCACTACAAGAAGATATGGGCGATAGGGCATGCTCAAAGCGTTCTTGGCTGGGACATGGAAGTAAACATGCCCAAGAGAGCAATCCAAGAGAGAAGCGTTGCTCAAGGAGAACTGTCAGTTTTAAGTCAGAGCTTCATGCTCGAGCCAAAGTTCGTTGAGCTCGTTGAGAAAGCCGAAGGATTAGAGCTCAACGACTATGAGCGCGGTGTAGTCAGGGTTTTGAAGAGAGATATAAAGATTGCCAAGGCCTTTCCGCCAGAGTTCGTTAGGGAGATGAGCGAGGTAAGGAGCAAGGCTACGATGGCTTGGGCTGAGGCTAAAGAAAAGAACGACTACAAGAAGTTTGAGCCATATCTTGACAAGATAATGGAGCTTGCTAAAAAAGCTGCGGACTATCTCGGCTATGAAGAGTATCCCTACGATGCGCTCTTAGACCTCTTTGAGGAAGGTCTCACCACAAGAGAAGTTGATAGGGTCTTCGAGAAGCTCGAAAAGGACTTGAAGCCACTCTTAGATAAGATACTTGAGGAAGGTAGAGTTCCAAGGGAGCACCCGCTTGAAAATGAGAAGTACGACCAAAATGCTATGGAGAAGGTCAATCTAGAGGTGCTCAGGCTCTTTAGATATCCTCTTGGCGAGAGAGGCCGCTTGGACGTCTCACCCCACCCGTTCACGATAGGTTTTGGAATTCACGACGTTAGAATAACTACACGCTATGAGGGCTTCGACTTCAGGAGAACGCTCTTGGCTGTTATCCACGAGTTCGGACACGCTCTATACGAGCTCCAGACCGACGAACGCTTTATGTTTTCCCCAATAGCAGGAGGAGTTTCCCTTGGAATACACGAGAGCCAGAGCCGCTTTTGGGAGAACATCATTGGCCGCTCAATAGAATTTGTGGAGCTAATCTACCCAATACTTAGAGAAAACCTCCCATTCATGGCAAACTATACCCAAGAAGACCTCTACAACTACATTAACATCGTTAGGCCAGACTTCATAAGGACGGAAGCTGATGTTGTAACCTACAACTTCCACGTACTCCTGCGCTATAAGCTCGAAAAGCTCATGGTGAACGAGGGTGTTAAGGCGAGTGAACTTCCAGAACTCTGGAACGAGGAGATGGAGAGGCTTTTGGGCATAAGACCAAAGACATATCGGGAGGGAATACTCCAAGACATACACTGGGCCCACGGAACTATAGGCTACTTCCCAACCTATACTCTTGGAACCCTCCTCTCAGCTCAAATCGCGAGCTACATGCGCAAGGACATTCCTGACTTCAGCGAGAAGGTTAGGAAAGGAGAATTCGAAGAAATCAAGGGCTGGCTGAGGGAGAAAGTCCACAAATACGGCTCAATGTACGAACCAAAGGAGCTCTTAAAGAGGAGCTTTGGCGAAGGAATCAACCCAGACTACTTCATCGCCTACGTGAAGGAAAAGTATCTAGGTTGA
- a CDS encoding RuvB-like helicase, translated as MPLIEEVAKISFERVGSHSHIKGLGLDESGKAKFMADGMVGQVKAREAAGIAVELIKKGKFAGKGILLVGPTGSGKTAIAMGIAKELGEDVPFVQIAGSEIYSAEMKKTEFLKQALRRAIGVRISEEKKVYEGALEKIEIRRTKHPFNPYVEIPESALITLKTKDDKKTIKVGREIAYQLLEGGIEEGDVIQIDAETGRVSKIGTVKEEEGLFLKRKVNLPSGPVLKIKEFTYTVTLHDLDVVNARSGGIFSLFFGGGMEINDDIRQRVDEAVKGWVEEGKAILVPGVLFIDECHMLDIEAFSFLARAMEGELAPILILATNRGRTRIRGTDIEAPHGIPIDMLDRLLIINTEPYKRDEVREIVKIRASEEGIEISEDAIEYLAELGEKTSLRYAVQLLAPASVLARGMVEKEHIEKAKEYFADIRRSISFVENLEGMLS; from the coding sequence ATGCCGCTGATAGAAGAGGTTGCAAAGATAAGCTTTGAGCGCGTAGGGAGCCACTCCCACATAAAAGGCCTTGGTTTGGACGAGAGTGGGAAAGCCAAGTTCATGGCCGATGGCATGGTAGGTCAAGTGAAAGCTAGAGAAGCGGCTGGAATTGCAGTGGAGCTCATAAAGAAGGGTAAGTTCGCCGGTAAGGGCATTCTATTGGTGGGTCCAACTGGAAGCGGTAAAACCGCTATAGCCATGGGAATTGCTAAAGAACTGGGTGAGGATGTCCCATTTGTTCAAATAGCGGGAAGTGAGATTTACTCAGCTGAGATGAAGAAGACGGAATTCTTAAAGCAAGCTTTGAGAAGAGCGATTGGTGTTAGAATAAGCGAGGAAAAGAAGGTCTATGAGGGAGCTTTAGAGAAGATTGAGATTAGGAGGACGAAGCATCCGTTCAACCCCTACGTAGAAATCCCAGAGAGTGCACTAATAACGCTCAAGACTAAGGATGATAAAAAGACCATTAAAGTTGGCAGGGAGATAGCATACCAGCTTCTTGAGGGAGGCATTGAAGAAGGAGACGTAATTCAAATAGACGCTGAGACAGGAAGGGTTTCAAAGATTGGGACTGTAAAGGAGGAGGAAGGCCTATTCTTGAAGAGGAAAGTGAATCTCCCAAGCGGACCTGTTCTTAAAATTAAAGAGTTCACATACACCGTTACACTGCATGACCTCGATGTGGTTAATGCAAGAAGCGGGGGAATATTTAGCCTCTTCTTCGGCGGGGGAATGGAGATAAACGATGACATTAGGCAAAGGGTTGATGAGGCTGTAAAAGGATGGGTTGAGGAAGGCAAAGCGATACTCGTCCCGGGCGTTTTGTTCATAGACGAGTGCCACATGCTCGACATTGAGGCCTTCTCCTTCTTAGCTAGAGCAATGGAAGGAGAGCTCGCACCAATATTGATTCTTGCAACGAACAGAGGAAGGACAAGGATTAGGGGAACTGATATTGAAGCTCCCCACGGAATACCTATAGACATGCTCGACAGGCTCTTGATAATCAACACTGAGCCCTACAAACGCGACGAAGTTAGGGAGATTGTGAAGATTAGGGCAAGTGAGGAAGGAATAGAGATAAGCGAGGATGCCATTGAGTATTTAGCGGAACTCGGCGAAAAGACGAGCTTAAGGTATGCAGTCCAGCTTTTGGCACCAGCAAGTGTTTTGGCTAGAGGAATGGTTGAGAAGGAGCACATCGAGAAGGCTAAAGAGTACTTCGCCGACATAAGGAGGAGCATAAGCTTTGTAGAGAATCTTGAGGGCATGCTAAGTTGA
- a CDS encoding MoaD/ThiS family protein, whose protein sequence is MIKVKVIGRKIEKEIEFQKGMKVKDVFREVGFNTESAVAKVNGKVVLEDAPVKDGDYIEVIPVVSGG, encoded by the coding sequence ATGATTAAGGTCAAGGTCATCGGGAGGAAAATTGAAAAGGAGATAGAGTTTCAAAAGGGTATGAAAGTAAAAGATGTTTTCAGGGAAGTTGGCTTCAATACGGAGAGCGCTGTGGCTAAAGTTAACGGCAAAGTTGTTTTAGAGGACGCACCTGTGAAAGACGGCGACTACATAGAAGTTATCCCCGTTGTATCGGGCGGTTAA
- a CDS encoding DUF4129 domain-containing protein — MKKLLPFLAFFFLIILLSRSVIEAGTSFFNLDWLHFGMWLFMLSVFSVVIWYILKNGFPISPLRRQKMTKKDYIALILTMLALLVALYKLFFEKPALGTPIEAPRIKYPIIELFNVTSPVEVFYKPLPILIYALPLLVIIAFFVYYMRKSKKKEEIVKFKPELTFETIDGTKEERVIKMYKNIVAGLVRRGYPYQKSWTHWEHEDHLKDIFEDLKDLHTLTAIFEKAKYGRELSEEDVEKAKESYKKLMEYLA; from the coding sequence ATGAAAAAGCTTCTCCCGTTTTTGGCCTTCTTTTTTCTCATAATCCTTTTATCAAGATCCGTCATTGAGGCGGGGACATCATTTTTCAATTTGGACTGGCTCCATTTCGGCATGTGGCTCTTCATGCTCTCAGTTTTTAGTGTAGTAATATGGTACATCCTAAAAAACGGCTTTCCCATCTCTCCATTAAGACGGCAAAAAATGACAAAAAAGGATTACATTGCGCTCATTTTAACAATGCTTGCGCTTTTGGTAGCCCTATATAAGCTCTTCTTTGAGAAGCCCGCTCTTGGAACCCCCATAGAAGCACCCCGTATAAAATACCCAATCATCGAGCTCTTCAATGTCACATCACCCGTAGAAGTCTTCTACAAGCCTTTGCCTATACTTATATATGCCCTCCCGCTCCTAGTGATAATAGCCTTTTTCGTGTATTACATGAGAAAATCCAAGAAAAAAGAGGAAATTGTTAAATTCAAACCCGAGCTCACATTTGAAACTATTGATGGCACAAAGGAAGAGCGCGTTATTAAGATGTACAAAAATATCGTAGCTGGCCTTGTGAGGAGAGGCTACCCATATCAAAAGAGCTGGACTCACTGGGAGCACGAAGATCACTTAAAAGACATCTTCGAGGACTTAAAAGACCTGCACACTCTAACTGCCATCTTCGAAAAGGCAAAATATGGGAGAGAGCTGAGTGAGGAGGACGTAGAGAAAGCAAAGGAGAGTTACAAAAAGCTCATGGAGTATCTAGCTTAA